From a region of the Flavobacterium branchiarum genome:
- a CDS encoding ImmA/IrrE family metallo-endopeptidase, with product MTLHSKKDIENISLDILKSSKALDVFPTPVDKIVQYSELYIAGGIDLKSLEKKYKTSLFSDVLKSGLSKIRGFLDRKEKVIYLDMNQIISRQNFVTLHETGHNVLPWQNKILEFLDDDETLDPDTQEEFENEANYFASVTLFQCDRFDNEIKKFELGMPSVMQLSNYFGASVHATFRRYVENSKFRCGLLVLKNLSEKGRVANGDFRNAFHSESFLNNFGSIEWPENFGYKWEFIRDHLFLKKKWKTNGTINLKTLNGDVDFTYHYFDNTYNAFVLIFPKGENKTTKTKIILQ from the coding sequence ATGACACTACACTCTAAAAAAGATATTGAAAATATTTCTTTAGACATCCTAAAATCTTCTAAAGCACTTGATGTATTTCCAACTCCTGTTGATAAAATTGTTCAATATTCGGAACTTTATATTGCGGGAGGTATTGATTTAAAATCATTAGAAAAGAAATATAAAACTTCTCTTTTTTCTGACGTACTTAAATCTGGTTTGTCAAAAATTAGAGGGTTTTTAGATCGCAAAGAAAAAGTGATTTATCTCGATATGAATCAAATTATCTCCAGACAAAATTTTGTTACTTTACATGAGACGGGTCACAATGTTCTCCCTTGGCAAAATAAAATCTTAGAATTCCTTGATGATGATGAGACATTAGATCCAGACACTCAAGAAGAATTTGAGAATGAAGCAAATTATTTTGCTTCTGTAACTCTTTTTCAGTGCGACCGTTTTGATAATGAAATTAAGAAATTTGAATTAGGAATGCCTTCTGTAATGCAATTGTCTAATTATTTTGGAGCTTCTGTTCATGCAACTTTTAGACGTTATGTAGAGAATTCTAAATTTAGATGTGGCTTACTAGTTCTTAAAAATTTATCAGAGAAAGGTAGAGTCGCAAATGGTGATTTTAGAAATGCATTTCACTCAGAATCATTCTTAAACAATTTTGGCTCAATTGAATGGCCAGAAAATTTTGGTTACAAATGGGAATTTATTAGAGACCATCTTTTTTTAAAAAAGAAGTGGAAAACAAATGGTACCATTAATCTAAAAACCCTTAATGGAGACGTTGACTTTACATATCACTATTTTGACAATACATACAATGCTTTTGTTTTAATATTTCCTAAAGGAGAAAACAAAACAACCAAAACTAAAATTATATTACAATAA
- a CDS encoding helix-turn-helix domain-containing protein, with product METLGKTLKNTRENVSLTLRDVELATGISNAYLSQLENDKIKKPSASILYKLANVYKIDLNVLLYASGIIEKSENSETKPKQSLLEREIAFYKDKLSEEEEKEVVDFIKFLKYKKDNDTTL from the coding sequence ATGGAAACTTTAGGTAAAACCTTGAAGAATACAAGAGAAAACGTCTCTTTAACTCTTCGAGACGTAGAACTTGCTACCGGTATATCTAATGCTTACTTAAGTCAGTTAGAGAATGATAAAATTAAAAAACCTTCAGCTAGTATACTTTATAAATTAGCGAATGTTTATAAAATTGATTTAAATGTTTTATTGTATGCTTCGGGTATTATTGAGAAAAGCGAAAATTCTGAAACAAAACCAAAACAATCTTTACTAGAAAGAGAAATTGCTTTTTACAAAGACAAGCTATCAGAAGAAGAAGAAAAAGAAGTGGTAGATTTTATTAAATTCTTAAAATATAAGAAAGATAATGACACTACACTCTAA